The following proteins are encoded in a genomic region of Terriglobia bacterium:
- a CDS encoding CBS domain-containing protein has translation MGLLHLCDEHPAAVRPQATAAEAIQLMLDHRVGGVTVVDDEGAVVGIFTERDVLRKLALSGRDPAKTSVAELMTLPVILATPATTPGEAFSIMMERHFRHLPVVDERGRLIAMLSIRNLLQWRVDELTERLDTMEQYMTNDAPGG, from the coding sequence ATGGGATTACTGCACCTGTGCGATGAACATCCGGCAGCGGTTCGTCCGCAAGCCACGGCCGCGGAAGCCATCCAACTCATGCTCGATCACCGCGTCGGTGGCGTGACCGTGGTGGACGACGAGGGCGCGGTCGTCGGCATCTTTACCGAGCGCGATGTCCTGCGCAAGCTCGCCCTCAGCGGCCGCGATCCGGCGAAAACCTCGGTCGCCGAACTCATGACCCTCCCCGTCATCCTGGCCACCCCGGCCACCACTCCCGGCGAGGCCTTCTCCATCATGATGGAACGCCACTTCCGCCACCTCCCGGTGGTGGACGAACGCGGCCGACTCATCGCCATGCTTTCCATCCGCAATCTGTTGCAATGGCGCGTGGACGAACTCACCGAACGGCTCGACACCATGGAACAGTACATGACCAATGACGCTCCCGGCGGCTGA